From Pantoea vagans:
TCACGGTTTCACAACGCCCGTCGGCGGTGCCACCCATAAAAGTGTTGGCATAGTCAAAATCAAAGCGCAGCTGGTTTACCACGCCCAGCCGCAGCGCCGGGATCAGCAGCTCATGATTCTTGTCCATCATTCCCTGAATCAGCGGAATATGCAGCAGTTGCTGCCCGGCGGTATTTTTCGGCACCAGCGGGTAGTCCTGAATAAACTGATTATTCAGGTTAACGGCCAGCCGTGAGCCATCCGGGTGGACAGGCGAGGTATAGCGATAGCTCAGATCCATATCGATACCGCGCGCCCGTACCAGGAAGAGATCGGGCGGCAGGTTCAGCGTCAGGCTGATCGGGTTGGGCTGCAGACCGTCAGACTGTAACTGGTTTTCATACTGCGTCAGCTCTGCAAAAGTGGTGCGGCGATCGGTCCGCACCCAGTTTGGCGCATCATAGGGCTGACGCGGTGCCAGCAGTGTGACACGGTCGACGGTGGCGCTGTCGCCGCGTAACAGCAGCTCACCCTGCGCAATCCCCTGCACCGCCGTCAGCAGATCGTCGTCGTTGCGTCCCAGGATTAGCAGCATTTTTTCATAAGGACTGTCAGGCTGGCTTACCATCGCCACGGTCGGCTTCATCACCGGCGGCAAATTTTTCAGGAAATCCGGGCGTGCATCGTTGGTGGCAAACACCACCGCATGCTGCTGTTGCGGCAGCTGATTGTAGAGCACCGGAAAATGCTGTCCGCGCCAGGCGGCTTTGCTGCCGAACCAGGAGGCCAGGATCGCGGCGGCACGCTGCTGGTTAACGTCTGGCCGGGCAGCAAACACCATCGGCAGGGTCAGCGGTCGCGTGTCACGCGTATCAAGAAAGGGCTCCGGGAAATGAGACAGGTCATTTTTCAGCGGCAGCTTTTGTAGCGTCAGAGCCAGACCGCTCTCTTTGCCGATATCGAGCCAGATGGTGCTGTTGGCCGGATTTTCACAGATGTTGGCGTAGTGACCGACCAGCTCAAAGCGAACGCGGTTAAAGTCGGTGATAAAACGGGGATCGATCGCCAGCTGCATCTGATTCTGTTTGCCAATTTGTTCCGGCGTCAGGGTAATCAGGCTCACCAGCTCATCATTGAGATAGACTTTCAGCTGCGACAGCGTGGGCAGCAGCGCAGGCGACGGCCGGTAGCTGAGATTAAGCAGCGCACGTGTCACTACCTCATCACTGCGCACCCCGAACTCGATCTGCCCGCTGGGGCGCGTTCCGCTCAGCGTCATGCTGCCCGGCGGCGGCGCCAGCTTAGCAAAGCTCAGCTGACTGCTACGCAGCGGCGCGGCAGGCTGCTGCGGCAACGATTGCACCGCCGTTTCTCCGGTAGCCATGACCGGTGCACTCTCCTGCGCCACGGCACTGCTCAGCGTTGCCGAGCCCAGCAGCAGCGCAGCGACCCACCTGTTTATTCCTGTTGTCGTCATATCATCAACTCAATGCAGATTTTTTGAAGCGGGCACGCGTCCGATGCCTTGCGGCAACAGCGAAGCCAGCCAGCTTACCCCAGCGGTAAGCAGGTTAAACAACCGACGTAACTGCGGCGGGCCATATTCCGCCAGGCGCAGATAACCTTTAAAGCCGAGGATCATGATGTCGGCCAGACTCTGCACTGGCTTATCCTCCGGAAAACCGTCCTGCCACAGTGCCCAGGTATCAGCACGGGCGAAGGTGCACTGGATAAAATCAATATGTTGCTGGGTGGTCAGCTGATGCAGACGGACACCCGCCCGACGGCCAAAGACACGCTGAACCTGGCACGGAAAGCTGAACTCCTGCTGTCCACGACGCAGCAGCAGCCAGACTTTTTCATCCTCCCGCAGCGCATCCGGTTCGCGCATCTCCAGCCCCACACCGCCGTCAGAGTAGTCACGCAGCGTACAGGGCAGCATATGACCATCTTCGCGTGCGATGGCGGCGGGCATGGCAATCTCTACCCGATGCGCCTCGCGGATCTGTCGAGCTTCAACCGACACCGCCACCGCGCCACCGAGAATAATCATGTTGTAAATCACCCAAATCAGGCTTACGCATACCGTCAGTATCTCGTTTGCCGGGCCATGCTGTATGCGCCAGAACGCCATCAGCACACCCGCCAGATTGAGCAGCACCAGCAGCATATAGGGCTTGGTGATCACCCAGTCCAGATGCTGCTCCTCAACCAGTCCGCCTTTGGCGGTAACGTTAAACTTGCCTTTGTGGGGATTGAACAACGCCACGGTGGTCGGGCGGGCGATATACCAGGCCAACACCGTCTCGTAGACTTCGCTCCAGAAAGAGTGACGCCAGCGCCCCTGGATACGCGAGTTGGTGAGGCTGGTATGCAGCATGTGAGGTAAAACATAAATCGCGATCGCCAGCGCAGGCGCGTAGATGATGTAGGCGTGGCAGAGTAAAAATGCTAGCGGTGCCAGCAGGAAGACCAGCCGTGGAATGCCGGACAGGAAGTGCAGCATGGCGTTGGCATAACAGAGCCGCTGCACCCACTTCAGCCCTTTACCAAACAGCGGGTTGTCCAGGCGGAAAATCTGCACCATGCCGCGTGCCCAGCGGATACGCTGCCCGATATGCGCTGACAGGCTTTCGGTTGCCAGTCCGGCCGCCTGAGGAATGCGGATGTAGGCCGAGGTGTAGCCACGCCGGTGCAGACGCAGCGAGGTATGGGCATCTTCAGTCACGGTTTCGACGGCAATACCGCCAATCTCTTCCAGCGCGGTGCGACGCAGAATGGCGCAGGAGCCGCAGAAGAAGGTGGCGTCCCAGGTATCATTACCGTCCTGCACCAGCCCGTAAAACAGCGACCCCTCATTAGGCGTACGGCGAAACCGCCCGAGATTGCGCTCAAACGGATCGGGCGAAAAGAAGTGATGCGGCGTCTGCAGCATCGCCAGCCGCGGATCCTTGATAAACCAGCCCATGGCCATCTGTAAAAATGAGCGTGTCGGCACATGGTCGCAGTCAAAAATCGAGACGAAGTCGCTGCGGCAGTACTTTTTCAGCGCGTGGTTGATGTTGCCCGCCTTGGCATGTTCGTTAGAGGGACGCACGACATAGTTGATGCCCACGCTGGCAGCAAAGTCGCGAAATTCCGGCCGGTTGCCGTCGTCGAGCAGATAGATAGTCAGGCGGTCTTTCGGCCAGTCGATGCCCAGCGCAGCATAGAGCGTCGGTCTGACAACGCTGAGCGGTTCGTTATAGGTCGGCACCAGCAGGTCCACCGATGGCCACTGCGAACGATCCGCCGGCATAGAAACCGGCTGGCGATTAAGCGGCCAGAGCGTCTGGAAATAGCCCAGCACCAGCACCACCCAGGCATAGGTCTCTGCTGCAATCAGTAGCAGACCAAAGATCAGGCTCAGCGGATCGTCCCAGTTCAGCGTCGAGGTATAGCGCCACCAGAGGTAGCGGCACGACACGGTCAGCGACAGCACGATGAGCATCATCGTGGGAAAACGCCCCGGTATGCGCCGTACCAGCATCGCCAGCCCCCAGAGCAGTACGACAAAAATAAACTGGGTCATCAGACCAAAGGGCTGACTGATACAGAGCAGTGCCAGCAGTGAGGCAAAGAGGGCAACGACGACGAAAAGGCTGCGCCGCATCAGCGGTGACAGGCGCTTCAGCCGCTGTTCAAGACGCGTATCAATGCTGTGGGTTTGCGAGCGGGCGACAAGATTATCCAGCCAGCGATAACCGTGGTGCCGCCAGCCAGTCAGCACGCTCAGGCGGTTAACGCCGTCGCGCCCGCCCGCACCCGGTAGCCGGATCACAATCAGCCAGAGTGTCTGAATCAGATAACGCAAAATATCCAGCGGACGCGGACGCTCCGGAGAAATGTGCGGGTAAAGGCGGCGGCGCTGCTGAATAACACGCTGCCAGGCCGGGCTTTCGAAACGGAGCAGCATCAGCCCCAGAACAGACCAGAACAGGTGAAGTGCACTGGCGAAGCGGGAAGCGCCATTGCCTCGCGCGGTGGTATAGCCGCTGTGCAGTGATTGCCAGGCGGGAGCAGTCAACAGCCAGCGCAACGGGTTCACGACCTCACCCCATTCAGATTGAGCAGCAGCCAGTTTGCCAGCGTGACGATCTCTTCGCTGACTAACGCATGTGGCCGATATTCACCAACCGGCTGCTTCATCATCAGCGCTTCAGCCAGCGCCTCATCGCGGTGGATCAGCAATGGTATCAGCTCTGTCAGCGAAGCCATCCAGAGCTGATGGAGGTCCTGCTGCAGACGGCTGTTGGCATTGAACTGATTGATGATAAAGCGGGTACGTGCCGGAAAATGGCGCTGGCTCAGACGTAGATGACAATTCGCATCTGGCTGAGTGACGCACAGTATACCGTCCAGTGCCGGAAAGAGCGTTTCGTGCCACGGCAGGGGATCGGCGGGCAGATCGAAAATAATCCACTGATAGCGCGCCTGCAGGTCCGGCAATGCCTGGAGCAGCGGCGCGGCTACCGCCTCATTCTGGTGGGCAATAGTCAACGCATGCTGATGAGAGAGCACACCATGTGGAAGCAAATCAGGTCCATTGGGATAGCGAAGCGCGGCATGCTGCCACTCCCCGTCATCGCACAGCGCCTGCATCCAGCCACTCTCCTGCTGAGCGGGCAGATTAAAATGCACGCCGAGCTGACTGATCGGCGAGCCATCGATCAGCAAGACCCGCTCGCCGAGGGTGGCGAGCGCCCAGCCGAGTCCGGCACAAAGAGAGGTTGTGCCAATGCCGCCCCGCACGCCCTGAAGCGCTATCAGCGGCATCAGTCAGATTGCTCAGGCTGGCTGGGGAGCGTTTCCGCTAACAGCGGCCAGCGCGACACGATCTCTTTCAGGCGCTCTTCACGTGCAATGTCGACATAGCGAAAAGAGTGCAAAGAAAAGGCGTCACGCAAAGCGCTAATATCATCCTGACGATCGCCGGCAGTGGCGACAGGGGTATAAAGATTTTGGTTTTTCATTACTTTTCGCCAAAAATAAAACAATGTCAGACTCAGAATGACCGTCTGCGCGCAAAAAAGGGCATTGAAAAAAAATTTCCTGAAACGCGGCATTTGCAGAACATTGTGAGTCAGCCTGTCATTAGCAATGTTCAAATTTCTCAGGTTACATCCAGGCCTGTCTATAATAAGCTAGCCTGGACTGGAAAAATAACGAATTCAATATGAAAAATTCTTTTTCGCTAGGGCTGTTGCATGTTCAGCCTGAATTAACGGCATTGCAAACCCCTGGCTGTTATTGGGTCACTTGTGCACGGCAGGATGACGCCCGCACTTTTATTCGACAGGTGATTTCACATCAGCAGGCCGTCACGCTAATCAGCGCTGATCAGCCGCCGCGTGATTTACTGACGCCCGACCCGGTCGGCGGTCCTGACCGTATCCCGCTGTTTTCTCTTCCCAAAAGCAAACGAAGTCTGTTGCAGCTGGAAAGTGATTTTCTGCGCACGTTCGGCAGTAAAAATGGCCTGGTGATATTTAACAGCAGCGCAGCGCAATGGGATAAGCTCGATGACGCCGAATTAACGCGGTGGATAAAGGGTATGCGCCACACGCTGCATAAAAGAAAACTCACGCTGTTAATCGTGACGTCCGGTTCCACTATAATAAACCTGAGTAATAATCTTCAGCGTTATTTTCGTCAGCTGGATGGCGTGGCGCATTTGGGTTTTCAGCAGGATAGCTGGCAGTATCGAATTAACTGGTGGTATGCCGCAGAACGCCTGCTGGCCGATCGTGCAATACGCCTGGGCTGTGAAGAAGATCGTTTCTTTACGTTAAATGAAAATCAGGAACCGCTGAGCCTTAATGACGAGCAGCATTATCTTGCGGACAAAATCGTGCTTGAGGGTGCACCGCCACTTTCACGCCAGTGGCAACTCTTTGATGATAATGAGCAGGTCTGGTTACGGGCTCAACAGGCCAATGCCGCAACGGTTATTTTCAGCCTGACCCGAAGCGACCTGATCAACGAACTGGCGAAGTTTGTACACAGCCTGCGACGCGGACGCGGCAACGGCCTGAAAATTGTGGTGCGCGAGATGGGTGCCAGCCTGCGTTACAGCGACGAGCGTCTGCTGCTGGCCTGCGGGGTAAACGTTATTGTGCCGACCAACGCGCCCATGTCGCGGTTTCTGACCACGCTGGAAGGCGTTCAGGGACAGGTGTTTAACCGTCGCGTTCCCGCCAGTCTTGAGGCGTTAACCGCATCGTTGCAGCCTCTGCATGAAAAAGGCTACCTGCGGCTTGACGCCTTCTGCCAGTCGGTCAGCCAGTTGATCAGTAATACTTTGCTGCCGGAAAATGATAAGGGCCTGCTGGTGGCGTTGCGGCCGGTGCCACAGCTTAAACCGCAGCAGATCCTGACACTTTGTAAGCCGCGCCGCTTTGGCGATCTGGTCACGGTACTGGAAGATCGCGTCATTCTGTTTCTCTCCTCCTGCCGCTATAACGATCTTGATAAAGCATTGAAATATATATTTTCACTGCCTCACGACGAGCTGTTTGCAAACCGAATGGTCTGGTTCGAGGATAATCAGATTTTTGCGGAAGTCAGCAATATTAAGAAACTGACGCCCATGGCGATTCAGGATCTGACGCCGGTATCAGAGACAACACGTGCCGCCGTTGAGCGCCATCACGAAACGCAGGAACGCTCAGCCCCCCTGCCCATCACTTTACTGCCGGAGAATGAATCCCGATGAACCTGATGGATTGGGTACAGATTGCGCTGCTGATCGTTGTTATCTTGCTGATTTTAAAGCCGGTCTGGCATCAGTGGCTGCCGCGTCGCTGGAACGGCCTGCTGAATCGGCTGTTGCCTGCTCGCGCGCTGAAGTCTGAAGGTCACTGGCAGCGTCAATCTCCAAAAACGGATGCAAAAATTAATGAAAAATGATCAACCCGCTGCGGCCCACTCTTCCCGGTTGTGGTCCTGCTGGCGCGGACTGGGCGGCTGGAACTTCTACTTTTTAGTCAAATTCGCCCTGCTGTGGTACGGCTACCTCAACTTTCATGCCCTGAGCAATCTGGTGTTTCTCGCCTGGCTGCTTTTCCCGCTGCCGTCGGTTCGCCTGCATCGCCTGCGCCACTGGGTCTCGATCCCGGTTGGCTTCGCGCTGTTCTGGCATGATACCTGGCTGCCGGGACTCAGCAGCATTCTCAGCCAGGGCGATCAGCTGGCGGGCTTCTCGGGTGCGTACCTGCTTGATCTGGCTGACCGTTTTATCAACTGGCAAATGGTGGGTGCCCTGTTTGTTCTGCTGGTGCTCTATCTGTTTATTTCGCAGTGGGTTCGCATCACCGTGCTGGTTTCATTGATGCTGATCTGGCTCAACGTGCTGACCATTGCGGGTCCGGCGATGTCGCTGCTGCCGACCCGCGCGACGACCCCGCAGGTGGTGCTGAATCAGACACCGGCTGCTGCCAGCCAGGCGGCGGCCGTGCCGGATGGGCTCGATCAGTCAGCCGCGCCCACCAGCGCCAGCCTGACCGCCTGGCTCAGCCGTTTTTATGAGAGTGAGCGCAAGCGCGTCACCCATTTCCCTGACAGCCTGCCGGCCGATTCGCAGCCGTTCGACATCCTGGTGATCAACATCTGTTCACTCGCCTGGTCCGACATGGATGCCTCCCAGCTGCGTAATCATCCGCTGTGGCAGCACTTTGACATCATGCTGACCAACTATAACTCCGCCACCAGCTACAGCGGACCGGCGGGGATCCGTCTGCTGCGTGCCAGCTGCGGTCAGACTTCGCACAGCGAACTCTACAAACCCACCGATTCACGCTGTTATCTGTTCGATAATCTGGCGAAGCTGGGCTTTAAAGAGCAGCTGATGATGGATCACACCGGCGTGTTCGGTAACTATCTCAAGGAACTGCGCGAGGGTGGCGATATTCAGGCACCGCTGATGTCGCAGGCGGGTATTGCCCCGGAGCTGACCTCATTCGACGGCTCGCCGGTGCTTAACGATGCCCAGCTGTTGCAGCGCTGGCTTGACGATCGCAGCAAGAGCAGCGATGCACGCAGCGCCACCTTCTACAACCTGATCCCGCTGCACGACGGTACCCGTGAGCTGGGCAGCACCCAGACTGCCCCGTGGAAGCCGCGCGCTCAGCTGCTGTTTGATCAAATCGACGCCTTCCTCACCCAGCTGGAGAAGTCGGGCCGCCGGGTGATGGTGCTGGTGGTGCCGGAGCATGGCGCCGCACTTGAGGGCGATAAGATGCAGATGTCAGGCCTGCGGGATATTCCCAGCCCTGCCATTACGCATGTGCCTGTGGGGATTAAGTTTGTCGGCATGAAGGCCCCGCATCAGGGACAATCCCTCAATATTGATGCACCGACCAGCCTGCTGGCGATTTCAGAAATTATGTCGCGGGTGGTGGACGGACAGGTATTTAATGCGCCGAATGTGAATATGTCGGTATTGACCGACAAACTGCCGCAGACACCGGTGGTGTCGGAAAACGACGGGGCGGTGGTGATGATGTATCAGGGCAAGCCCTGGATCAGGCTCAACGGCGGCGACTGGGTGCCCTATCCGCAGTAACGCATTATTGCCGGATAGCAGAAGTATGAGTCAGGCGCGGCTCAGCGCCTGACATACCGGGTTATCAGCCACAGAACGGCGGCCAGCGCCGCCGTTCTGCGATTGATCAGCGCTTCTCCTGAAACGCCTGCCAGGTCAGCAACTGCAGGCTGGCAGAGAAGTAGTTCTGATCGGCAGCCAGCTTATCGCTCAGATAGCCGGTCTCATTCAGCGTCAGGTCTCGCACCGCCAGCAGACCGCCCTCAAGGTGGTAAGGAGCTGGTGCATTCGCCAGCACATCGAACCAGGCGGGGGTCAGCATGCGGCTGTAACCCTGCCAGACGCGCTGAAACGGCACCAGCGCCAGACTGTGCGGGTCATACCACCAGATGTTCAGCGGCACGCGAATCGCGTCGTAGCTGAAGCGGTTTGAGTAACCCACCGCTGGCGCAACCGACCCATCCGCATTCAGCGCGACCCAGTCCAGTGGCAGGCCAGTTTTACCAAAGCTCAGCTTACCCAGCAGATCAAAACCATCGTTAATCAGCTTATCCCAGACCTGCAGATGACTGCGCTCGCCAAACTCCCGCCACGCCTGAAACAGGAAGTACGAAGGATTCAGCACCACATAGCTGGTTTTATTGAAGCCCTGCGCGCCCGGCAGCAGGACGGTATGGCCGCCGAAGCTCGTGACATCCAGCTTGATGATCGCGCGCTGAATGCGGTCTGACTCCTGCTGGTAACTCTCCACCTGCCATTTCTGTGCGGCGCGCTGTAGCGCCCATGCCAGCAGCACATCGCCATCCGAGGCGTTATTTTTGTCGGCAACCGGGTTGTCACTGCCCGGCACATAGCGCCAGTAGAAGAGATCGGTCTGCGGATTACGCAGCTGAGTGCGCGTCCACTGCCACAGCCGATCAAAGGTGGCGCGATCGTTGTTGGCCACCGCCAGCAACATGCCATACCCCTGACCTTCGGTGTGACTGACATTGTTATTGGCGGTATCCGTGATCCGCCCTTCGGCGGTCAGAAAACGACTTTTAAAGGTATCCCAGCCGCTGGCATTGGCCTGCGCGCTGCAGGCCAGCAGTAAAACAGAGCAGATCCAGCCCATCCAGAATGGCTTACGTTTCATTTCTGATCCTATTGATATCGATAGTGCAGCGTACTGCCATCGTTGAGTTCAAGCGTCACCGGCACCATTCTGCTGCCGCCCTGGCCCTGCAACCAGCCTGAAAAAAGCCCGGCGATGACCGCACCAAACGCCGCCTGCCAGTCAGCCGGAGAATGGCGATTGTCGCCTGCCGGTAAGGCGTGATACGCAATCAGCAGCGCCTTCTCTTCCGGCTGAAGCTGCACAAAGCCCCAGTTAAACCGCGCCAGTTGCAGGTTGGCCTCACGCTCCAGATCCTGCACGGTGCGCGACTCTGGCAAAGGATAGCGGGTCGCCAGCGATTCACCCATCCTGTAGAGAAAAGCTTCCGCCTCCTGCTGACCGGCGTTGGCGATCATCCCGTCAATCAGCACGCTGACCAGGTCAAACCAGCCCGGCTGATAAGGATGTGATACCCCCGAATGCTCACTCATTACTTCTCTCCGAACAGGTAACGGACATAGAGCCGGGCGCTGCTTTCGTTGTAGTCACCAAAGGTGTCATAACCCAGCTGGCCGCCAATCGTCACATCTTTATTGAGTTTGTAGTCCGCCCCGGCGTGCAGGTTATAGCCGATGCCGTTTTTACTGCCGCCAGAGTAGTACGCGTCTTTCACGCTGCCGCTGGCAGCAAGGGATGCCAGCTCTGACTGCAGGCTGGCATCCGCCGGGAAGTACGCGCTCTTATCCTGACTGTAGGTCTGATAACCGGCGGCACCGCCAATATTCACTTTGAGATCGTCAAACTTGCGTGAGAACTCTATCGGGAACGAGACCGACGCGTAGTTCTGCGGGCTGAAGTAGCCGCCCTGCCCGTAGCTGAAGTAGCTGAGGTTTTTTGAGAAGTCCATCCACGCCAGACTCATGCCCACTTTCAGCTCGCGGTCGTCACTGTGGAACGGACGAACATACGCCCCGGCGGTCGCCTGCAGGTTATTGTTGCTGGCAACATTTTCACCAAGGTAGCTGTAAGCGCCGCCGCCAGCGTAGAAGCCCGCATCGCCATTATCGTAGCTTAACAGGGCGTTCGCGCCGTTCTTCGTGACGCGTCCCCAGCGTTTGCCGCTGGCTTTATCTTCTGCGCCGACGTAAGAGAGCAGGCTGTCGGTAATCGCGCGACGCTCACCGGTCAGGATCAGCGTCAGGAAGTCGGTGAGTTTCGGTGACCACTGCACCCCCCCGACCAGCGTACTGAGATCCTGGCCCAGCGGCGTACTGCCGATATCCACTTTGTAGCTATCGCCCTTCAGCGCCAGATTCAGCTCGACGCCAGAAGCGGTCTGCGAATCGGTGGTCGCGTTGGGCAGATCATTCACCGTCGCGCCGCCTGCGGCCACAACGCGGCCCTGGCTCAGCGCATTGGTGCCGAAACGACGCCAGGCATCGGCGGCGCCACTGCCTGCCGTGAGTGAGACCGGCGTGGCGGTAAAGTCGAGGCGCGCCGTTTCAAACGGCACGGTGGAGAAGGTCAGCGGCGCTTTGGCTTCCGTCAGTTTGCTCAGGCCCGACTCGCCGTCGCGCCCGCGCACCTGCACCATGCCCTGACTCCAGGTAGCCGTTTTCTCCTGCAGCGAATCCATCATGGTATTGACGTCATGCAGAACCTGTGACTGCTGAGAAACCGTTGTGCTGCCCGCAGCCGGTTCGCCCTGTGATGTCACGCCAGCAGTCTGGCCCACCGGTGCCGCCTGCCACGGCAGCACGGTGCCGTAGCTGGACGGTGAGCGTCCCACCGGCGAGGTGGTGCGGTTGATAAACGGATTGTCCGCCAGTGCCAGGCCGCCCACGGTCGGCACGCTGCCAGGCTGCGCGCCCTGCAGGCCAGTCAGCTGCGCGCGCGCGGAACGCAGATACGCCATCGCCTGTGAATGGTTGCCATTGGCTTCGGCGACACGTGCCAGCAACAGCAGGCGATCCGGCGTCTGCGTGGTGGTGTTAAGGCCGCGGCTCAGCTCGTTAGCACGCGGCACATTGTTCTGCGCCAGCGCGACGTTGATGGCCCCGACGCGCGCATCCTGGGTCGGCGTATCCTGGGTCATCAGGTAGTCATAGACTACGCCCGCATCCCGGTTCATCTTGCCGTCCTGATAGAGGCGGGCCATCGCGAACATCAGGTCGCGGTTCTGCGGATCCTGCTGCAGCGCGCCAATCAGCTTGTCATAAGCCACCGCGTACTGCCGCTGCTGCCGCAGGCGATCCACTTCGTTAATCAGATAGCCGTTACGAATACCCGCGAGCTGCGTCGGGGTGCTGCGCGCCTGCAGCTCCGGGTTGCTGAGGAAGCGCTGCGCCTCACCGCCGAGGCCCGCCTGATTCAGCACCGCCATCTGCGCGGCATAATCGCCCGCGTTGCCCTGCACGCCACGCTGCAGGTTCGTCCGCACCACCGACACCGCGCTGGTGAGATCGCCCGCCTTTGCCAGCTTCTGCGCCAGGTTTCCGGC
This genomic window contains:
- a CDS encoding cellulose biosynthesis protein BcsC, encoding MKKNLLSAGIRHALLLGSALALSPPLLAAESANPALQALFDQASYWHQKAHDDLAKASLQKVLMVEPGNTQALYLLALYSQQGGDTAAAAQYRARLSQVSPSDPHLSELDNARQMQTIPQAQLSLARQQARSGNIPAALQTWRNTFSGNEPPPSVAAEYYLTMAGDRTLLPQAVEALRQFAAQHPQDTGARLALGKALTYQEPTRREGIEVLSSLASGNQDADRSLRQALLWLGPQPSDAALYQTWQQRHPQDSAVIDYYRKNVGGAEKGAGFSALNSGDVGGAQTSFEKVLGANPQDADALAGMGYVAQRAGRYQEAADYLQRSAQQGGDQGSSRQQQADDARFYAQLASAQQALKNGDSAQALTLSEPLVQADGEKGLAARLFRADVLRRTNQPEQAEQIYRTILQSDADNRSAKEGLFYVLRQQNRSAEASTLLGALPDSVRQSVTPRANEADALRQQAKRQLAAGNNAAAIATLQQGIQRYPSDGWLRLDLARLYRQQGDTLLAANVMQPVMRNGASTSELYAGALNASESGGWQQASALLARIPANAQTAAMRELAQRVNFNLQMSTADQYLAQGATAAAANTLKALTVMPPANPVDAGNLAQKLAKAGDLTSAVSVVRTNLQRGVQGNAGDYAAQMAVLNQAGLGGEAQRFLSNPELQARSTPTQLAGIRNGYLINEVDRLRQQRQYAVAYDKLIGALQQDPQNRDLMFAMARLYQDGKMNRDAGVVYDYLMTQDTPTQDARVGAINVALAQNNVPRANELSRGLNTTTQTPDRLLLLARVAEANGNHSQAMAYLRSARAQLTGLQGAQPGSVPTVGGLALADNPFINRTTSPVGRSPSSYGTVLPWQAAPVGQTAGVTSQGEPAAGSTTVSQQSQVLHDVNTMMDSLQEKTATWSQGMVQVRGRDGESGLSKLTEAKAPLTFSTVPFETARLDFTATPVSLTAGSGAADAWRRFGTNALSQGRVVAAGGATVNDLPNATTDSQTASGVELNLALKGDSYKVDIGSTPLGQDLSTLVGGVQWSPKLTDFLTLILTGERRAITDSLLSYVGAEDKASGKRWGRVTKNGANALLSYDNGDAGFYAGGGAYSYLGENVASNNNLQATAGAYVRPFHSDDRELKVGMSLAWMDFSKNLSYFSYGQGGYFSPQNYASVSFPIEFSRKFDDLKVNIGGAAGYQTYSQDKSAYFPADASLQSELASLAASGSVKDAYYSGGSKNGIGYNLHAGADYKLNKDVTIGGQLGYDTFGDYNESSARLYVRYLFGEK
- the bcsD gene encoding cellulose biosynthesis protein BcsD is translated as MSEHSGVSHPYQPGWFDLVSVLIDGMIANAGQQEAEAFLYRMGESLATRYPLPESRTVQDLEREANLQLARFNWGFVQLQPEEKALLIAYHALPAGDNRHSPADWQAAFGAVIAGLFSGWLQGQGGSRMVPVTLELNDGSTLHYRYQ
- a CDS encoding glycosyl hydrolase family 8, whose translation is MKRKPFWMGWICSVLLLACSAQANASGWDTFKSRFLTAEGRITDTANNNVSHTEGQGYGMLLAVANNDRATFDRLWQWTRTQLRNPQTDLFYWRYVPGSDNPVADKNNASDGDVLLAWALQRAAQKWQVESYQQESDRIQRAIIKLDVTSFGGHTVLLPGAQGFNKTSYVVLNPSYFLFQAWREFGERSHLQVWDKLINDGFDLLGKLSFGKTGLPLDWVALNADGSVAPAVGYSNRFSYDAIRVPLNIWWYDPHSLALVPFQRVWQGYSRMLTPAWFDVLANAPAPYHLEGGLLAVRDLTLNETGYLSDKLAADQNYFSASLQLLTWQAFQEKR